The Georgenia sp. TF02-10 genome window below encodes:
- a CDS encoding GH1 family beta-glucosidase, with protein MTLPLPPGFLWGAATSAFQTEGSLAVDGRGESVWDVFARRPGAIEGGADGSVACGSYRRWPEDLALLTELGLGAYRFSVAWSRVMPAGTGRVEPRGLDHYERVVDALLARGIVPVLTLNHWDMPQALMADGGWAGRGSVAAFAEYTRAVADRLADRVEWWITQNEPWVVALLGYQLGLHAPGVADLRASLAAGHHLLLAHAAGAQVLHGFPRTRVGAALNLLPCVPATDSPADAAAARGSDGYCNRWYLDPLLRGGYPADMRAHWERAVGDLDVVHDGDEAAIAGCTDFLGVNYYTRRVVAAAEPGPGRPFPWRVVGPAGDLTRTDDGTEVHPGAFGDLLVRLARDYPGTPLLVTENGGAFGETPTHDGRVHDTRRIDQIRSHVAAMAAAVAAGADVQGYLYWSLLDNLEWAMGYRPRYGLTYVDYPTGRRTIKDSGRYYAELVRTGDLPEPPAVAPFG; from the coding sequence ATGACCCTGCCCCTCCCGCCCGGCTTCCTGTGGGGCGCGGCCACCTCGGCCTTCCAGACCGAGGGCAGCCTGGCCGTGGACGGGCGCGGGGAGTCGGTCTGGGACGTCTTCGCCCGCCGGCCGGGCGCCATCGAGGGCGGCGCCGACGGGTCCGTCGCATGCGGGTCCTACCGGCGGTGGCCCGAGGACCTGGCGCTGCTGACCGAGCTCGGGCTGGGCGCCTACCGGTTCTCCGTCGCCTGGTCCCGGGTGATGCCGGCGGGAACCGGCCGGGTCGAGCCCCGGGGCCTGGACCACTACGAGCGGGTCGTCGACGCGCTGCTCGCCCGCGGGATCGTCCCGGTGCTCACCCTGAACCACTGGGACATGCCGCAGGCCCTGATGGCCGACGGCGGCTGGGCCGGGCGGGGCAGCGTCGCCGCCTTCGCCGAGTACACCCGGGCGGTGGCCGACCGGCTGGCGGACCGGGTGGAGTGGTGGATCACCCAGAACGAGCCGTGGGTGGTCGCGCTCCTCGGCTACCAGCTCGGGCTGCACGCCCCGGGGGTGGCGGACCTGCGGGCCTCGCTGGCCGCGGGGCACCACCTGCTCCTCGCGCACGCCGCCGGCGCCCAGGTCCTGCACGGCTTCCCCCGGACGCGGGTCGGCGCCGCGCTGAACCTGCTGCCCTGCGTCCCGGCCACCGACAGCCCGGCGGATGCGGCCGCGGCCCGGGGCTCGGACGGCTACTGCAACCGCTGGTACCTCGACCCGCTCCTCCGGGGCGGCTACCCGGCCGACATGCGGGCGCACTGGGAGCGGGCGGTCGGGGACCTCGACGTCGTCCACGACGGCGACGAGGCGGCGATCGCCGGGTGCACCGACTTCCTGGGCGTGAACTACTACACCCGCCGGGTGGTGGCCGCCGCCGAGCCCGGCCCCGGCCGCCCGTTCCCGTGGCGGGTGGTCGGGCCGGCCGGGGACCTGACCCGCACCGACGACGGCACCGAGGTGCACCCCGGCGCGTTCGGCGACCTGCTGGTCCGGCTGGCCCGGGACTACCCGGGCACCCCGTTGCTGGTGACCGAGAACGGCGGCGCCTTCGGGGAGACCCCGACCCACGACGGCCGGGTGCACGACACCCGCCGCATCGACCAGATCCGCAGCCACGTGGCGGCGATGGCCGCCGCCGTCGCGGCCGGCGCCGACGTCCAGGGGTACCTGTACTGGTCCCTGCTGGACAACCTGGAGTGGGCCATGGGGTACCGCCCCCGCTACGGCCTGACCTACGTGGACTACCCCACCGGCCGCCGGACCATCAAGGACTCCGGGCGCTACTACGCCGAGCTCGTCCGGACCGGGGACCTGCCCGAGCCCCCCGCCGTCGCCCCGTTCGGCTGA